From the genome of Amycolatopsis sp. NBC_01488, one region includes:
- a CDS encoding alpha-L-fucosidase — MRVRACLAAVIVLLASLVTPANAELFNPRQDWLRASTAGLFLHWGMFTAPRHTDCAAWEHDVTAGGWTPDYWIDEATKLGASYVVLTTFHSRLGYARPWPSKIPGSCSTQRDFLGELIAAGKAKGVRVMLYMTDDPQWHNESGHESLDSAAYSAYKGHPVDLTTRPGFGEFSYDLFDEVMDRYSDLAGFWIDNDNEYWEQHGLYEHIREKRPSWLLSNNNEDTPIMDTVSNEQKTGMTPSYDYPQAIYTPMPRLTEADYKLPTNGDWWYSGGDQAVDVRLSTGRYITNAGSSIKSLMAETAMLNGKFPPQQEAFNNFMASWTQPIKESLQGTEGGGYMYGGLQPGFWNDGAHGVITVKPGAKTQYVHVVTRPSTNLVRLRDNGYRVTGVSDVRTGKPVKFAQSGGYLSILDITDWDTYDTVFKVDTAGQQYFYDKSTITATASASAPGHPASNLVDGSYLNYWDAGGRQPVSVTLDLGKKRSTAYLAVHERESSPTAARESFGRAEDSARIKDYRVYASDDGKNWGQPVRTGALPSTRGVQFVDVGEVHARYLKLEVLNTWSGPQAKPFFQQLALDEIDVAYGYPDPRGEVPLEAESWHNGFDGKASPVWCEACSGTAEVTGLDRGAVTFRDVPASGPSRLQLDTTGPGALSVSVNGAAPIAVTIPPSAPGVVTSTAIPVPLNAGPNTIKVSGTAALDRIAVAPLPPESYTPTTTLTVKPAGVQWVSPGQQSLTVTASLRLDVDDPIDQVSLAPVVPAGWTLQGAPVTASNLRLGQVLSGSWTVTAPAAQAATIPVTASFTTLGRAKSVSKPVQVRPRPADRVFMREAEDSANDIGDAGVTSCSSCSGGQKVRNIGGSAGAAVTFPDVTVGAAGQYLLYLDFTVNGDRSYFVSVNGGAPVEVKVSGVGNSTPYTTSVPVTLNAGANVIRIGNDRDGAPDLDRISLG, encoded by the coding sequence ATGAGAGTCCGAGCCTGCCTCGCCGCGGTCATCGTGCTGCTGGCGAGCCTGGTCACCCCGGCGAACGCCGAGCTGTTCAACCCGCGCCAGGACTGGCTGCGGGCTTCGACGGCCGGGCTGTTCCTGCACTGGGGTATGTTCACCGCGCCGCGGCACACCGACTGCGCCGCCTGGGAACACGATGTCACCGCCGGCGGCTGGACGCCGGACTACTGGATCGACGAGGCGACGAAGCTCGGCGCGTCCTACGTCGTCCTCACCACCTTCCACAGCCGGCTGGGCTACGCGCGGCCGTGGCCGTCGAAGATCCCCGGCAGTTGCTCGACCCAGCGTGACTTCCTCGGCGAGCTGATCGCCGCGGGCAAGGCCAAGGGCGTCCGCGTGATGCTCTACATGACCGACGATCCCCAGTGGCACAACGAAAGCGGCCACGAGTCGCTCGACTCGGCCGCCTACTCGGCGTACAAGGGCCACCCGGTCGACCTGACCACCCGTCCCGGCTTCGGCGAGTTCAGCTACGACCTGTTCGACGAGGTCATGGACCGCTACTCGGACCTCGCCGGGTTCTGGATCGACAACGACAACGAGTACTGGGAGCAGCACGGGCTCTACGAGCACATCCGCGAGAAGCGGCCGTCCTGGTTGCTGAGCAACAACAACGAGGACACGCCGATCATGGACACGGTCAGCAACGAGCAGAAGACCGGCATGACGCCGTCCTACGACTACCCGCAGGCGATCTACACGCCGATGCCGCGGCTCACCGAGGCCGACTACAAGCTGCCGACCAACGGCGACTGGTGGTACAGCGGCGGCGACCAGGCCGTCGACGTCCGGCTCTCCACCGGCCGCTACATCACGAACGCGGGCTCGTCGATCAAGTCGCTGATGGCCGAAACCGCCATGCTGAACGGGAAGTTCCCGCCGCAGCAGGAGGCGTTCAACAACTTCATGGCGTCCTGGACGCAGCCGATCAAGGAGTCGCTGCAGGGCACCGAAGGCGGCGGCTACATGTACGGCGGCCTGCAACCCGGCTTCTGGAACGACGGCGCGCACGGCGTCATCACCGTCAAGCCCGGGGCGAAGACGCAGTACGTGCACGTCGTCACCCGGCCGTCGACGAACCTGGTCCGCTTGCGCGACAACGGTTACCGCGTCACCGGCGTGTCCGACGTGCGCACCGGCAAGCCGGTGAAGTTCGCTCAGTCCGGCGGTTATCTGTCCATTCTGGACATCACGGACTGGGACACCTACGACACCGTGTTCAAAGTGGACACCGCCGGACAGCAGTACTTCTACGACAAGAGCACGATCACGGCGACCGCGTCGGCGTCGGCGCCCGGTCATCCGGCGTCGAACCTCGTCGACGGCAGCTATCTGAACTACTGGGACGCGGGTGGCCGGCAGCCGGTGTCGGTGACGCTGGACCTGGGCAAGAAGCGGTCGACGGCCTACCTGGCGGTGCACGAGCGCGAGTCGTCGCCGACGGCGGCGCGCGAGTCCTTCGGCCGCGCCGAGGATTCCGCGCGGATCAAGGACTACCGCGTCTACGCCAGTGACGACGGGAAGAACTGGGGACAGCCGGTGCGTACCGGCGCCCTGCCGAGCACCCGCGGCGTCCAGTTCGTCGACGTCGGCGAGGTGCACGCGCGCTACCTCAAGCTCGAGGTGCTGAACACGTGGTCCGGCCCGCAGGCCAAGCCGTTCTTCCAGCAGCTCGCACTCGACGAGATCGATGTCGCCTACGGCTACCCCGATCCCCGCGGCGAGGTTCCCTTGGAAGCGGAGTCGTGGCACAACGGCTTCGACGGCAAGGCATCGCCGGTGTGGTGCGAAGCGTGCTCGGGCACGGCCGAGGTCACCGGGCTCGACCGCGGCGCGGTCACCTTCCGGGACGTCCCGGCGTCGGGTCCCTCGCGGTTGCAGCTGGACACGACGGGGCCGGGCGCGCTTTCGGTGAGCGTGAACGGCGCGGCCCCGATCGCGGTCACGATCCCGCCGTCGGCGCCCGGAGTGGTGACCTCGACGGCGATCCCGGTGCCGCTCAACGCCGGACCGAACACGATCAAGGTGTCCGGGACGGCGGCTCTCGACCGGATCGCGGTGGCGCCGCTGCCACCCGAGTCGTACACGCCGACGACGACGTTGACCGTGAAACCCGCTGGTGTGCAATGGGTTTCGCCGGGTCAGCAGTCGTTGACGGTCACCGCGTCGCTGCGGCTCGACGTCGACGACCCGATCGACCAGGTGTCCCTCGCTCCGGTCGTCCCGGCGGGCTGGACGCTCCAAGGTGCCCCGGTGACCGCGTCGAACCTGCGGCTCGGCCAGGTCCTGAGTGGATCGTGGACGGTGACGGCCCCGGCCGCCCAGGCCGCGACCATCCCGGTCACGGCGTCGTTCACGACGCTCGGGCGGGCGAAGTCGGTGAGCAAGCCGGTGCAGGTGAGACCGCGTCCGGCGGACCGGGTGTTCATGCGCGAGGCGGAGGACTCGGCCAACGACATCGGCGACGCCGGCGTCACGAGCTGCTCGTCGTGCTCGGGCGGGCAGAAGGTGCGCAACATCGGCGGCAGCGCGGGCGCGGCGGTCACGTTCCCGGACGTCACCGTCGGCGCGGCCGGGCAGTACCTGCTCTACCTCGACTTCACCGTCAACGGCGACCGGTCGTACTTCGTGTCGGTGAACGGCGGCGCGCCGGTGGAGGTGAAGGTCAGCGGCGTCGGCAACAGCACGCCGTACACCACGTCGGTCCCGGTGACGCTGAACGCGGGCGCCAACGTGATCCGGATCGGCAACGACCGGGACGGCGCCCCGGACCTGGACCGGATTTCACTGGGTTAA
- a CDS encoding sigma-70 family RNA polymerase sigma factor, which yields MNEDLLARSFETHRDHLRSVAYRMLGSLSEAEDAVQESWLRLSRSDSAAVENLGGWLTTVVGRVCLDMLRSRKARREEPWDVVVPDPIVSREDAGPEHEALMADSVGLALLVVLDTLTPGERLAFVLRDMFAMPFQEIAPIVGRSEAATRQLASRARRRVQGAPVAPDPDLARQREVVDAFLAAARGGDFDALVSVLDPQVVLRADRGAAGGSVEVRGPAAVANQALTFSRLGAGGGTVRRALVNGAAGVVGIREGRPFSVLGFTVAGGRIVEIDILADPERLDRLDLAVLD from the coding sequence GTGAACGAAGACCTGCTGGCCCGCAGCTTCGAGACCCACCGCGATCACCTCCGGTCCGTCGCCTACCGGATGCTGGGCTCGCTGAGCGAGGCCGAAGACGCCGTGCAGGAGTCGTGGCTGCGGCTGAGCCGGAGCGACTCGGCCGCCGTCGAAAACCTCGGCGGCTGGCTGACCACGGTCGTCGGGCGCGTCTGTCTCGACATGCTGCGCTCGCGCAAGGCCCGCCGCGAGGAGCCGTGGGACGTCGTGGTGCCCGACCCGATCGTCAGCCGCGAGGACGCCGGGCCCGAGCACGAGGCGCTGATGGCGGATTCGGTCGGCCTCGCGCTGCTGGTCGTGCTCGACACGCTCACCCCGGGCGAGCGGCTGGCGTTCGTGCTGCGGGACATGTTCGCGATGCCGTTCCAGGAGATCGCGCCGATCGTCGGCCGGTCCGAGGCGGCGACCCGGCAGCTGGCGAGCCGCGCCCGGCGGCGCGTCCAGGGTGCCCCGGTCGCGCCCGACCCGGACCTCGCCCGGCAGCGCGAAGTCGTCGACGCCTTCCTGGCGGCGGCCCGCGGCGGCGACTTCGACGCGCTCGTCTCGGTCCTCGACCCGCAGGTCGTGCTGCGCGCGGACCGCGGCGCGGCGGGCGGCTCGGTCGAGGTGCGCGGCCCGGCGGCGGTGGCCAACCAGGCGCTGACGTTCTCGCGACTCGGGGCGGGCGGCGGCACGGTCCGCCGGGCCCTGGTCAACGGCGCGGCGGGCGTGGTCGGCATCCGGGAGGGGCGGCCGTTCTCGGTGCTCGGCTTCACCGTGGCCGGCGGCCGGATCGTGGAGATCGACATCCTCGCCGACCCCGAGCGCCTCGACCGCCTCGACCTGGCCGTGCTGGACTGA
- a CDS encoding SpvB/TcaC N-terminal domain-containing protein, with protein sequence MVPLGASAQEAGRPAPVRGLGGAFTPDPATGGGSFAVPLDLPPGPGGIAPALALRYITGAPNGAFGGGFALPLPQVRLADGGARSGDEGRLTRRGDGFVLTTRSGLRHVLGTTDGGRSAGSAWYLERTEDAFGNAAEFDWAHHSGQAYLARVSYGPYEVDFTYDSRPDVLRWGRGGTLVTTELRCTRVDLRVPADARPLVRRWTLGYGEDDVTGASLLTSVALTGFDAHGGETAAPPLRLAYARVEPPAARRVQFAAKARTGGGVLLLRDSVPYFSLEPADLPRTGRLSEIDNGLGLRTSVEYATVDAASVVRRVTQREVVTGQAGVTEFEYHDGRATGFGRVVQDELGDAYAPTLRTVRWFGDGGLLDKEETYGLDGSAEADRPYHRVEHARRPKWTRSVATVFERRERPVSVTTTETAFDASGNPVREVETTKRPGREPVIRETRTTYATAPERRFAALPARVRMLDGTGKVVSDKLFRYDERPDGSAGTHGLLTAREELVLTDALVADVYGPIVPDFRHHGYHRRPGEDGWWVTTFHGRLDTVAGLRTTTTGPHGHTREVRYSADRCFPEIASDPLGNVTSTRYDVRTARVCEVTDPAGAVTTVTLDPLGRPETVVRPGDSADLPTVRYRYDPTGVTTEQRAVSGEVEVIVTAEVRDGAGRLLRRRHAELLGDVVDEHHEYCARGLVCRTSRAFRDGDPPTAPEEFRYDALGRPLGTSTSDSPSTVVRDLLGRELRDAGGVVHARDAAGNPVETRTAGGHTVYRVHDAADRVVAVLVDDPGGTPVTTFTYHDGGLPVPPEAGPHSCGRLVRIADESGVTLFGYDALGYPAERRWRPAHVAVEYRLDVLRRADGRLSEVVYPDAGDGRLTVRHQYDEAGRLVSVPGFVDAVQYDLRGRRTAVHYANGVSEHFVPKHVITGPGGLRHDVALREPEDPPSGSEIHDAFGRLRGVHGDGVNALYGYDHAGRRVRTLVTNGTRIHEVLTPDELYAVEDGELVVVVAGTVRCHADGRRHYLHLDAADGIALITDETGEVVSEKQR encoded by the coding sequence ATGGTTCCGCTCGGGGCGAGCGCGCAAGAAGCAGGACGGCCCGCGCCGGTGCGGGGGCTGGGCGGCGCGTTCACCCCGGACCCCGCCACCGGCGGAGGCAGCTTCGCGGTGCCGCTCGACCTGCCGCCCGGCCCCGGCGGCATCGCGCCCGCGCTGGCGCTGCGCTACATCACCGGCGCGCCGAACGGCGCCTTCGGCGGCGGGTTCGCGCTGCCGCTGCCGCAGGTCCGCCTGGCCGACGGCGGCGCGCGTTCCGGCGACGAGGGCCGGCTGACCCGGCGGGGCGACGGCTTCGTGCTCACCACCCGGTCGGGGCTCCGGCACGTCCTCGGCACGACCGACGGCGGCCGGTCGGCCGGCTCCGCCTGGTACCTCGAACGCACCGAGGACGCGTTCGGCAACGCCGCGGAGTTCGATTGGGCGCACCACAGCGGCCAGGCGTACCTCGCGCGCGTCTCCTACGGACCGTACGAAGTGGACTTCACCTACGACTCGCGGCCGGACGTGCTGCGCTGGGGCCGCGGCGGCACCCTCGTCACGACGGAACTGCGGTGCACCCGGGTCGACCTGCGGGTGCCCGCGGACGCCCGGCCGCTCGTCCGGCGCTGGACCCTCGGCTACGGCGAGGACGACGTCACCGGCGCGTCCCTGCTGACGTCCGTTGCGCTCACCGGGTTCGACGCGCACGGCGGCGAGACGGCCGCGCCACCGCTGCGGCTGGCCTACGCCCGCGTCGAACCGCCGGCCGCGCGGCGGGTGCAGTTCGCCGCGAAGGCCCGGACCGGCGGCGGCGTGCTGCTGCTCCGCGACTCCGTGCCCTACTTCTCCTTGGAGCCCGCCGACCTCCCGCGCACCGGGCGGCTGAGCGAGATCGACAACGGGCTCGGGCTGCGGACGTCGGTCGAGTACGCGACCGTCGACGCGGCGTCGGTGGTCCGGCGCGTCACGCAGCGGGAAGTGGTCACCGGGCAGGCGGGCGTCACCGAGTTCGAGTACCACGACGGCCGGGCCACCGGCTTCGGCCGCGTCGTCCAGGACGAGCTCGGCGACGCGTACGCGCCGACGCTGCGGACCGTGCGCTGGTTCGGCGACGGCGGCCTCCTCGACAAGGAAGAGACCTACGGCCTCGACGGATCCGCCGAGGCGGACCGGCCGTACCACCGGGTCGAGCACGCTCGCCGTCCGAAGTGGACGCGGTCGGTCGCGACCGTGTTCGAACGCCGCGAGCGGCCCGTCTCGGTCACCACGACCGAGACGGCGTTCGACGCCTCCGGCAACCCTGTCCGGGAGGTGGAAACGACCAAGCGGCCCGGCCGCGAACCGGTGATCCGCGAGACGCGCACGACGTACGCGACCGCGCCCGAGCGCCGGTTCGCCGCCCTGCCCGCCCGCGTCCGCATGCTCGACGGAACCGGGAAAGTGGTGTCCGACAAGCTGTTCCGCTACGACGAGCGGCCGGACGGCAGCGCCGGGACGCACGGCCTGCTCACCGCGCGGGAGGAGCTGGTGCTCACCGACGCGCTCGTGGCCGACGTCTACGGCCCGATCGTGCCGGACTTCCGCCACCACGGCTACCACCGCCGTCCGGGCGAGGACGGCTGGTGGGTGACGACGTTCCACGGGCGGCTCGACACCGTCGCCGGGCTGCGCACCACCACGACCGGCCCGCACGGTCACACCCGTGAGGTGCGCTATTCCGCCGACCGCTGTTTTCCCGAGATCGCCTCGGATCCGCTCGGGAACGTGACCTCGACGCGCTACGACGTCCGGACGGCGCGGGTGTGCGAGGTGACCGATCCGGCGGGCGCGGTGACGACGGTGACCCTCGACCCGCTGGGGCGTCCGGAAACCGTGGTGCGCCCGGGTGACTCGGCGGACCTGCCGACGGTCCGGTACCGCTACGACCCGACGGGAGTCACGACCGAGCAGCGGGCGGTGTCGGGCGAGGTCGAGGTGATCGTGACGGCGGAGGTGCGCGACGGCGCCGGCCGGCTGCTGCGGCGCCGGCACGCCGAGTTGCTCGGCGACGTCGTCGACGAGCACCACGAGTACTGCGCGCGCGGCCTCGTGTGCCGCACGAGCCGGGCGTTCCGGGACGGCGATCCGCCCACCGCACCCGAAGAATTCCGCTACGACGCACTGGGCCGTCCACTGGGGACGTCCACATCGGACAGTCCCTCGACGGTCGTGCGCGACCTCCTCGGACGGGAGCTGCGAGACGCGGGCGGCGTCGTGCACGCCCGCGACGCCGCGGGCAACCCGGTCGAGACGCGGACCGCGGGCGGCCACACGGTGTACCGCGTGCACGACGCGGCCGACCGAGTGGTCGCGGTGCTGGTCGACGACCCGGGCGGTACCCCGGTCACGACGTTCACCTACCACGACGGCGGGCTACCCGTGCCGCCCGAAGCGGGGCCGCACAGCTGCGGGCGGCTGGTGCGCATCGCCGACGAATCCGGCGTGACGCTGTTCGGCTACGACGCGCTCGGGTACCCGGCCGAGCGGCGCTGGCGGCCGGCGCACGTGGCCGTCGAGTACCGGCTCGACGTCCTGCGCCGCGCGGACGGGCGACTGTCCGAAGTGGTCTACCCCGACGCCGGCGACGGGCGGCTGACCGTCCGCCACCAGTACGACGAGGCCGGGCGGCTGGTGAGCGTGCCGGGCTTCGTCGACGCCGTCCAGTACGACCTGCGCGGCCGCCGCACCGCGGTGCACTACGCGAACGGCGTCAGCGAGCACTTCGTGCCGAAGCACGTCATCACCGGCCCCGGCGGCCTGCGGCACGACGTCGCGCTCCGCGAGCCCGAGGATCCGCCGTCGGGCAGCGAGATCCACGACGCGTTCGGCAGGCTGCGCGGGGTGCACGGCGACGGCGTCAACGCGCTGTACGGCTACGACCACGCCGGCCGCCGCGTCCGCACCCTGGTCACCAACGGCACGCGCATCCACGAGGTCCTGACCCCGGACGAGCTGTACGCGGTCGAGGACGGCGAGTTGGTGGTCGTGGTGGCGGGCACGGTCCGCTGCCACGCGGACGGCCGCCGCCACTACCTGCACCTCGACGCGGCGGACGGCATCGCCCTGATCACCGACGAGACCGGCGAGGTCGTGAGTGAGAAACAGCGTTAG
- a CDS encoding S8 family serine peptidase, translating to MVVKFVRDETAEVTEASSEDASTLNELPTPPRQLLDRHGARVLDPATAVVAAGQPVPRTTVYRPGTFLLPNRYLRDQETLAAINAVLARIGIYAVPADRGGDSLGYARARQLDDLPVRALLRVREDSDPVVVDCWKALQLLRSAASGEKPEIDPEVVKLISVEHLLFTSPVFGGVPWETSGLGGTPWETSGFGAGSSYGRTHGANRIPVTLAADPPFRTRKPAHRRPVVAVLDTGIGPHRWFGLPDRSGPPPAGSGLRVAPDIQAAILQAEQDSGTTLPTQLLEDYWDAPTTGQPLIGDVDTDTGHGLFIAGIIRQACPEADTLAIRVVHSDGVAYEGDVLLALHLLADRVRNAQADNRPEDMVDIVSLSMGYYVEDPADVAFTGQFGVAIADLLGLGVLVVAAAGNDATTRRFYPAAFADQPLGNGCGPQVISVGALNPDLGTSKALFSNEGPWVRCWATGAGVVSTYPDDVRGSAAADHELPGRNSFDPDDYSAGFAVWDGTSFAAPLAAAEIAKALVQFESDLATVDRETVVKRAWTALGSL from the coding sequence ATGGTCGTCAAGTTCGTGCGGGACGAGACCGCGGAAGTGACTGAAGCCTCTTCGGAGGACGCGAGCACGCTCAACGAGCTCCCGACCCCGCCCAGACAGTTGCTCGACCGGCACGGCGCGCGGGTGCTCGACCCGGCGACGGCGGTCGTCGCCGCCGGGCAGCCGGTCCCGCGCACGACCGTCTACCGGCCGGGCACCTTCCTGCTCCCCAACCGGTACCTGCGCGACCAGGAGACCCTGGCCGCGATCAACGCCGTGCTCGCCCGCATCGGCATCTACGCCGTACCGGCCGACCGCGGCGGCGACAGCTTGGGGTACGCCCGCGCCCGGCAGCTCGACGACCTGCCCGTCCGCGCCCTGCTGAGGGTCCGCGAAGACTCCGACCCGGTCGTCGTCGACTGCTGGAAAGCACTGCAGCTGCTGCGCTCGGCCGCGTCGGGCGAGAAGCCCGAGATCGACCCGGAAGTCGTCAAGCTGATCTCCGTCGAGCACCTGCTCTTCACCTCGCCGGTGTTCGGCGGGGTGCCGTGGGAGACGAGCGGTCTGGGCGGCACGCCGTGGGAGACCAGCGGGTTCGGCGCGGGCAGCTCGTACGGGCGCACCCACGGGGCCAACCGGATCCCGGTGACGCTCGCCGCGGACCCGCCGTTCCGCACCCGCAAGCCCGCGCACCGGCGTCCGGTCGTCGCCGTGCTCGACACCGGCATCGGCCCGCACCGCTGGTTCGGCCTGCCCGACCGCAGCGGCCCGCCGCCCGCCGGCAGCGGCCTCCGGGTCGCCCCCGACATCCAGGCCGCGATCCTGCAGGCCGAGCAGGACTCCGGCACCACCCTGCCCACCCAGCTGCTCGAGGACTACTGGGACGCGCCGACCACCGGCCAGCCGCTGATCGGCGACGTCGACACCGACACCGGGCACGGCCTGTTCATCGCCGGCATCATCCGGCAGGCCTGCCCCGAAGCCGACACGCTCGCGATCCGCGTCGTGCACAGCGACGGCGTCGCGTACGAGGGCGACGTGCTGCTGGCACTGCACCTGCTGGCCGACCGCGTGCGGAACGCGCAGGCGGACAACCGGCCCGAGGACATGGTCGACATCGTCTCGCTCTCGATGGGCTACTACGTCGAAGATCCGGCGGACGTCGCGTTCACCGGCCAGTTCGGCGTGGCCATCGCGGACCTGCTCGGCCTCGGCGTGCTCGTCGTCGCGGCCGCGGGCAACGACGCCACCACGCGGCGCTTCTACCCGGCGGCCTTCGCCGACCAGCCGCTCGGCAACGGCTGCGGCCCGCAGGTGATCAGCGTCGGCGCGCTCAACCCGGACCTCGGAACGAGCAAGGCGCTGTTCTCCAACGAGGGCCCGTGGGTGCGGTGCTGGGCGACCGGCGCCGGCGTCGTCAGCACGTACCCGGACGACGTCCGCGGCAGCGCGGCCGCCGACCACGAGCTGCCCGGCCGCAACTCCTTCGACCCGGACGACTACAGCGCCGGCTTCGCGGTCTGGGACGGGACGTCGTTCGCCGCGCCGCTCGCCGCCGCCGAGATCGCCAAGGCGCTCGTCCAGTTCGAGTCGGACCTCGCCACGGTCGACCGCGAAACCGTCGTCAAGCGCGCTTGGACCGCGCTGGGCTCGCTGTGA
- a CDS encoding RNA polymerase sigma factor, which yields MNVAKTDHSRVAALFDAAREGDRAALDELVSLLTPLLWQVARDQGLDADQAADVVQTTWLRLLGSFAEIRSPVALTGWLITVTKREAWRTGEKRQVERPLPELPERLTEASPAPEEGVLRDDQRARLWRAVDTLPERCRSLLRIVAFVHRPDYAEVGARLGMPRGSIGPTRGRCLARLREQLLANGEGDWL from the coding sequence GTGAACGTGGCCAAAACCGACCACAGCCGGGTAGCGGCACTGTTCGACGCCGCGCGGGAGGGCGACCGCGCGGCGCTGGACGAACTGGTTTCCCTCCTCACGCCGCTGCTCTGGCAGGTCGCGCGTGACCAGGGGCTGGACGCCGACCAGGCCGCCGACGTCGTGCAGACGACGTGGCTGCGCCTGCTCGGCTCGTTCGCGGAGATCCGCTCGCCGGTCGCGCTGACCGGCTGGCTGATCACCGTGACCAAGCGGGAAGCCTGGCGGACTGGGGAAAAACGCCAGGTGGAACGGCCGCTGCCGGAGCTTCCGGAGCGGCTGACCGAAGCGTCACCGGCACCCGAGGAGGGGGTGCTGCGCGACGACCAGCGCGCGCGGTTGTGGCGCGCGGTCGACACGTTGCCCGAACGCTGCCGCAGCCTGCTGCGGATCGTGGCGTTCGTGCACCGGCCGGACTACGCCGAAGTGGGCGCCCGGCTGGGAATGCCGAGGGGGAGTATCGGCCCGACCAGGGGACGTTGCCTCGCGCGCCTGCGCGAGCAGCTACTCGCCAACGGCGAAGGAGATTGGCTGTGA